The DNA region TCCCAGCGGGCTTCGTGCCCATGCCCCCGGACGTTATCGCCCTCAAGTATTCGCGCGGTGGCACCCCCCCGGCCTACGTCTACTCCACCCCCGGCCCGAGCTGGGCGGTCAACATCGCCTTCGCCGTGCGGAACGTCGAGTTGCCGCCCGGCGACCTGGCCCCCGTGCGGGCTGCGCTGGAACGGTCGGTGCAGGGGACGCCAGGCCTGCGCTGGGTGGGGCACGGGATCGAACGAGTCGGGAACCGGGACTGGATCGTGCTGCGCTTCTGGGTGAACGGCCTGGATCAGCCGATCTACAATCACCTGCGCGCCTCCCGGGAGGGGGACAGGACGCTCCTCGTCACCGCCAACGTGACCAAGGCGCTGTATCCCAAGTACGCCGCTCAGCTCGACGAGGCGATGAAGAGCCTGAAGTAACGCCCGTCAGAGCATCAAGAAGCTTGTCCTGTCAGGCTTGGCGAAAGAGCTCTGTTACGAAGAGGAGCCCCCTGGCCTCCCTCAGGCTGACCGTGCTTCCCGCGTCAACCGCTTCAGAACACCACCGTCTTGTTCCCGTACACCAGCACCCGGTCCTCGACATGGGCCTTCACCGCCCGGGCGAGGACCTGGCGCTCCACGTCGCGGCCCAGGCGCATCAGGGTGTCGGGCGTCTCGCGGTGGGTCACGGGAACCACGTCCTGGGCGATGATCGGCCCGGCGTCGAGTTCTTCGGTGACGTAGTGGCTCGTCGCGCCGATCAGCTTGACGCCCCGGTTGAAGGCCGCGCGGTAGGGGTTGGCGCCGATAAAGGCGGGCAGGAAGGAATGGTGGATGTTGATGACGGGGCGCCCGAACCCGCTCAGGAAGTCGCCCGAGAGAATCTGCATGTAGCGGGCGAGGACGGCGAAGTCGACGTCGGCCTCCCTTAGGAGTCGCACCTGCTCGGCCTCCGCCTCCGCCTTGTTCTCCTTCGTCACGGGCACGACGTGGAAGGGGATGCCGAACATCTCTGCGTCCCGGCGCAGGTCCTCGTGGTTGGAGAGGACGAGGGGCAGGTCGACGTTGAGTTCCCCCCGCCGCTTGCGCCACAGCAGGTCGAGGAAGCAGTGGTCGTACTTGCTCACCAGGATCGCCATGCGCTTGGGCTGGGTGGTGTAGCTCAGGCGCCAGTCCATCCCGAAGGGCTCGGCGACGACGCTGGAAAAGGCCCGCTCGAAGGGGCCACGGGCGAGGTCGAGGCCGTCGAGATGGAACTCCATCCGCATGAAGAAGATCCCGCCTGCGGGGTCGGTGGAGTGCTGGTCACTGTGGATGATATTCGCCCCGTGGTTGTGCAGGAACTGCGAGACGGCGGCCACGATTCCCCCCCGGTCCGGGCAGGTGATGGTCAGGGTGGCGGTGTTCAGCGGGTCGAGCCTCGGGGGGCTGGGCTTCTGGGGGCTGTGCTCTGTGGAGTTGGGCGCGGCCGTCATGTCCGGGCCAGGATAACGGGCGGCCTCGGTGGTACGCTCGGGCGCGTGCAGACCTCTGATGCGGGTTCTCTCCTCCAGTACGACCCCGAGCGTCACGCCGCCCTGCTCGCCGACTACTGCCTCACGGCAGCCCCGGGCGAACGGCTCCTCGTCGCGGGGGGCACCGAGGCCGTCCCCCTCGTGCGGGAGGTGACGCGGGCCGTTCTGAGACGCGGTGCCCGGCCCGTGGTGCGTCTCGACTACCCTGGCCAGGACGACGACTTGGCGGCCTTCGCCCCGGATGACGTGTTGGACGACATCCATCCGGCAGACCTCGCGGACGTGGAGGCGCTCGACGGCAGCCTGCGGATTCTGACGCCGGAGCCGGGCAGCGACGGGAACGCCGCCGGGCTCGCCCGCCTGATCGCCGCCCGCGCCCCCATCGCTGCCGCCCGGGCGAGGAAGAAGTGGAGCCTCACCCTCTACCCCACCGCCCATGCCGCCTCCCAGGCGGGGATGACCGGGGAGGAGTTCGGCGCTTTCGTCATGCGCGCGATGTTCCTCGACCGCCCCGACCCGGTGGCCGCCTGGGGCGAGGTGCGCGAGCGGCAGGCCCGCCTGATCGAGCGGCTGACCCGCGCCGACCGGGTGCGGATCGAGGCGCCGGGCACCGACCTCACGCTGCGCGTGGAAAGCCGGACCTGGGCCAACAGCGACGGCAAGCGCAACATGCCCAGCGGCGAGGTCTTCACCGGGCCGATTGAGGACAGCGCGGAGGGCGTGGTCACCTTCACCATTCCAGCAGGCTACGGCGGGCGGATGGTGCGCGGGGCCCGGCTCGTCTTCCGCGCGGGCGAGGTCGTGGAGGCGAGCGCGGAGGAGGGCGAGGACGTGCTGCGGGCGGCCCTCGCCACCGACCCCGGGGCGCGGCGGCTGGGGGAACTCGGCATCGGCACGAACGACGGCATCCAGACGCCCACCGGCAACATCCTCTTCGACGAGAAGATCGGCGGCACCGTCCACCTCGCCCTGGGCCGCGCCTACCCCGAGACGGGCGGCACGAACAAAAGCGCGATCCACTGGGACCTCATCACCGACCTGCGGACGGGCGGGCGGCTGAGCCTGGACGGGGAAGCCGTGCAGGAGGGGGGGCGGTTCGTGGAATGAGACGCCGGGGCGGGGGTCTGCTCGCGGTGGGGCTGGGTTTTCTGGCCGGGCTGCTCGTCGCCTGCGTCCTCCTCGCCGTGCTGCTCGCACCGAAAAACCGCGTCGTGGCCCGCTGGGACGCTCCGGGTGATGTCTACCAC from Deinococcus aetherius includes:
- the purU gene encoding formyltetrahydrofolate deformylase is translated as MTAAPNSTEHSPQKPSPPRLDPLNTATLTITCPDRGGIVAAVSQFLHNHGANIIHSDQHSTDPAGGIFFMRMEFHLDGLDLARGPFERAFSSVVAEPFGMDWRLSYTTQPKRMAILVSKYDHCFLDLLWRKRRGELNVDLPLVLSNHEDLRRDAEMFGIPFHVVPVTKENKAEAEAEQVRLLREADVDFAVLARYMQILSGDFLSGFGRPVINIHHSFLPAFIGANPYRAAFNRGVKLIGATSHYVTEELDAGPIIAQDVVPVTHRETPDTLMRLGRDVERQVLARAVKAHVEDRVLVYGNKTVVF
- a CDS encoding aminopeptidase, which encodes MQTSDAGSLLQYDPERHAALLADYCLTAAPGERLLVAGGTEAVPLVREVTRAVLRRGARPVVRLDYPGQDDDLAAFAPDDVLDDIHPADLADVEALDGSLRILTPEPGSDGNAAGLARLIAARAPIAAARARKKWSLTLYPTAHAASQAGMTGEEFGAFVMRAMFLDRPDPVAAWGEVRERQARLIERLTRADRVRIEAPGTDLTLRVESRTWANSDGKRNMPSGEVFTGPIEDSAEGVVTFTIPAGYGGRMVRGARLVFRAGEVVEASAEEGEDVLRAALATDPGARRLGELGIGTNDGIQTPTGNILFDEKIGGTVHLALGRAYPETGGTNKSAIHWDLITDLRTGGRLSLDGEAVQEGGRFVE